The following are from one region of the Rhinoderma darwinii isolate aRhiDar2 unplaced genomic scaffold, aRhiDar2.hap1 Scaffold_699, whole genome shotgun sequence genome:
- the LOC142728926 gene encoding uncharacterized protein LOC142728926 produces the protein MSGDSPGRGHPGRGLSPRKAQASRPLLGENSQALSNVDTSPKVNVEHCNTQDGSTSSTRKEDEECKVSKANVAAVKSTCESEALGGQSTLQAPGVQLTPPASRQRRTSLERLTLQQSEWVASVACSGRTRSSSSKNIEKSVEAKPARNTQGVSTTVTSLGECDPAGCETRGAGTVNLEGSAAFRQPEILHQQSPQSKETERAPELQLAEEIPALVRRMGELQSQKQMLQIQIDCEYKLKNANPKNEAVYAAQLYSLGMQLAQVVGEMDGVLERMGPLAESYKNKERFSTMTDRQNFDPEFRFSEADSGSDIFPDDPRPETRLVLQPARFSFLEADAQKEEKEKRQKSAAVSEQGHGSRIPAQAPQVPGCPAQQDSGRSSMGQDDALTQQSCTAGAQTGGSGNVPEGLLVGGNARLVYDVGLSDDDIEVDGSEDVQNNVLDFPPLIVSTQGVTDPSRADTRPISQDSETRQPPPRNAWSRGAPSFTSGASYTGQAFKRRNVVRFKHKGAKEDLPDRRFVVRELLCHQMGFVPANILAVINLPDRQGYDVSFKLTPDLDRFWAHFSKFRDKTGWDKFSFIPVSKPDTVGVNIIFWNEAVPPQDIVVWLRRHCDLVSDLTKNRDADGIWTGGWRVLVKLRQHNNVTLHLPNSFFIGREKGVCFYPGQPRKCFKCGKTGHLANICTVVKCNLCGEIGHLSSNCQNVRCNLCGRVGHPHRDCPDAWHNICKQIPVEEFMTETDAVEEEALMSGSIMTRQEVQQESGHPGPEHQQSDSTQETMEVVPRDQPPAASSSALPSEERRGMQNKRKKKDTSSRKPEGEEVRGRKKGTRAEVMVVSNRFSVLSESDGDFERELLKIDGEYEEDTRDHPLIKKKPCTVETPGPLDMETGGRQSDPNS, from the coding sequence CTCCCAGGCTCTTTCTAATGTGGATACAAGTCCCAAAGTGAATGTTGAGCATTGTAACACTCAGGATGGAAGCACCAGCAGCACAAGGAAGGAAGATGAAGAATGTAAAGTGAGTAAAGCTAATGTTGCAGCAGTAAAAAGTACTTGTGAGAGTGAAGCACTGGGGGGGCAGAGCACATTGCAGGCACCTGGGGTGCAGCTCACCCCTCCAGCATCCAGACAGCGGAGAACATCCCTGGAGAGACTGACATTGCAGCAGAGTGAATGGGTGGCCAGCGTGGCGTGCTCAGGCCGCACAAGGTCTAGCAGCAGTAAAAACATTGAAAAGTCTGTGGAGGCAAAACCTGCAAGGAATACTCAAGGTGTTTCTACAACTGTTACAAGCCTTGGAGAGTGTGATCCAGCAGGGTGTGAGACCAGAGGAGCTGGGACGGTTAATCTGGAGGGGTCAGCGGCATTCAGACAGCCTGAGATCCTGCACCAGCAGAGCCCACAGTCTAAAGAGACAGAGCGTGCGCCTGAGCTGCAACTGGCGGAGGAAATCCCTGCTCTGGTGAGGAGGATGGGAGAGTTACAGAGCCAAAAACAAATGCTGCAAATACAAATTGACTGTGAATATAAACTGAAGAACGCCAATCCTAAGAATGAAGCCGTATATGCTGCTCAGCTTTACTCACTCGGGATGCAACTCGCACAAGTGGTGGGGGAGATGGACGGTGTCCTGGAGAGGATGGGGCCACTCGCAGAATCCTATAAAAACAAGGAACGGTTTTCTACTATGACCGACAGACAGAACTTTGATCCAGAGTTCAGATTCTCTGAGGCGGACTCGGGGTCAGATATTTTCCCCGATGATCCCCGGCCAGAGACCAGACTAGTGCTGCAACCTGCAAGGTTCTCATTTCTAGAAGCGGACGcacagaaagaggagaaagaaaaaCGGCAAAAATCTGCAGCTGTGTCTGAACAGGGGCATGGAAGTCGGATACCAGCACAGGCACCACAAGTCCCAGGATGCCCAGCACAACAGGACAGTGGACGTTCATCcatgggtcaggatgatgcgctgACACAGCAGAGCTGTACTGCTGGGGCACAGACTGGGGGGAGTGGGAATGTACCTGAAGGGTTGTTGGTTGGAGGGAACGCACGGCTTGTGTATGATGTAGGTTTATCTGATGATGACATAGAGGTTGATGGGTCAGAAGATGTTCAGAATAATGTGCTTGATTTCCCCCCTCTAATTGTAAGTACACAAGGTGTGACAGACCCCTCTAGAGCAGACACTCGCCCTATAAGTCAGGACAGTGAGACCCGCCAGCCTCCTCCCAGAAATGCCTGGAGCCGCGGTGCTCCATCTTTTACCTCTGGCGCTAGCTATACAGGCCAGGCCTTTAAAAGGAGGAATGTGGTGAGGTTCAAGCACAAGGGCGCCAAGGAGGACCTTCCAGATAGGAGGTTTGTGGTCCGAGAACTTCTGTGTCACCAGATGGGTTTTGTGCCAGCAAATATCTTGGCAGTAATAAATCTACCAGACAGACAGGGCTACGATGTCAGCTTTAAGCTTACGCCTGACTTGGATAGATTCTGGGCACATTTTTCCAAGTTCAGGGACAAAACCGGTTGGGACAAATTTAGCTTTATTCCAGTGTCCAAGCCAGATACCGTTGGTGTCAACATCATTTTTTGGAATGAAGCTGTTCCTCCCCAGGATATTGTGGTCTGGCTCAGACGGCACTGTGACCTGGTGTCTGACCTGACCAAGAACAGAGACGCTGATGGTATCTGGACTGGAGGGTGGAGGGTTCTGGTAAAACTGCGCCAGCATAACAATGTGACGTTACATTTACCCAATTCCTTCTTCATTGGGAGAGAAAAGGGTGTTTGCTTTTATCCTGGTCAACCCAGAAAGTGCTTCAAGTGTGGTAAGACCGGTCACCTGGCAAACATCTGCACCGTGGTAAAgtgtaacctgtgcggtgaaattgGCCATCTAAGTTCCAACTGTCAGAATGTCcgatgtaatctgtgtgggaggGTGGGTCACCCGCACAGGGACTGTCCTGACGCGTGGCACAATATCTGTAAACAGATTCCGGTTGAGGAGTTTATGACTGAGACGGACGCTGTAGAGGAGGAGGCTCTAATGTCAGGGTCAATAATGACCAGACAGGAGGTCCAGCAGGAGTCAGGTCATCCAGGTCCAGAACACCAGCAGTCGGACAGTACACAGGAGACCATGGAAGTTGTCCCTCGGGACCAGCCACCGGCAGCCTCTTCTTCTGCATTACCATCTGAGGAAAGGAGGGGTATGCAgaataagaggaaaaaaaaagacacgtcctCTCGTAAGCCTGAGGGAGAGGAGGTAAGAGGCAGGAAGAAAGGGACCAGAGCAGAAGTAATGGTCGTATCTAATAGATTCAGTGTCCTGTCAGAGTCAGATGGGGATTTTGAACGAGAGTTATTAAAAATAGATGGTGAATACGAAGAAGACACAAGGGACCATCCcttaataaaaaagaaaccttgCACTGTAGAAACCCCAGGACCGTTGGATATGGAAACAGGTGGTCGGCAGAGTGACCCCAATTCTTAG